Proteins from a single region of Syngnathus scovelli strain Florida chromosome 7, RoL_Ssco_1.2, whole genome shotgun sequence:
- the LOC137840471 gene encoding general transcription factor II-I repeat domain-containing protein 2-like produces MDAVAEEVCPEKRDVFNAVSLSASTITRRVEEIGSNVYAQLQQKTKEFDFFSLALDESTDVQDTAQLLIFIRGVSANFQICEELAALQSLKGTTTGEDIFDKVCQTMEELNLDWSKLASITTDGAPSMVGETRGLIGRMNRELEKRGLTAPLRVHCLIHQQALCCKVLTWDSVMKVVVSCINFIRAKGLKHRQFQEFLSELESAHGDVLYYTEVRWLSRGRVLRRFYELLPEINAFLHLKDKTVPELIDPEWKWHLAFLTDVTEILNSLNLQLQGEGKLICDMYSHIKAFEVKLALLLEQVKKRNFVHLPATQKLSTENPAVPFPAEKCVEALEMLKAEFGVRFSVLHVHAKEIRLFQNPFVADIDEAQPSYQFELAELQNCDVLKDTFKPNCLIDFYAALPNDTYPNIKKHAMKMSTVFGSTYICEKTFSRMKLLKTPMKSRLTDENLHQCLRLAVTRMEPDIQLLTSQMQAHSSH; encoded by the coding sequence ATGGATGCTGTCGCGGAGGAGGTGTGTCCCGAGAAGAGAGATGTATTTAATGCCGTAAGTCTGTCGGCGAGTACAATCACCAGACGCGTTGAAGAAATCGGGAGTAATGTATATGCCCAGCTGCAGCAGAAGACAAaagaatttgactttttttcattaGCACTAGATGAGAGCACGGACGTGCAGGACACAGCACAACTGCTCATTTTTATTCGTGGAGTTAGCGCAAACTTTCAGATATGCGAGGAGCTGGCAGCCCTCCAAAGTCTCAAAGGGACTACAACGGGAGAGGATATTTTTGACAAAGTGTGCCAAACCATGGAGGAGTTGAACCTGGACTGGTCAAAGCTGGCTAGCATCACGACTGACGGGGCTCCTAGCATGGTGGGCGAAACTCGCGGTCTAATAGGACGCATGAACCGGGAGTTGGAAAAAAGGGGTCTCACCGCCCCGCTACGAGTCCACTGCCTGATTCACCAGCAAGCACTGTGCTGCAAAGTGTTGACGTGGGATTCTGTAATGAAGGTTGTGGTGTCGTGCATAAACTTCATCAGAGCAAAGGGACTTAAACACAGGCAGTTCCAAGAATTCCTGTCTGAACTGGAGTCTGCGCACGGAGATGTCCTGTACTACACAGAGGTCCGATGGCTGAGCCGGGGCAGAGTTTTGAGGCGTTTTTACGAGCTGCTACCCGAAATTAACGCATTTCttcatttaaaagacaaaacggTCCCAGAGCTGATCGACCCAGAATGGAAATGGCACCTCGCATTTTTAACAGACGTGACAGAAATACTTAACAGCCTTAACTTGCAGCTACAAGGCGAGGGGAAACTCATTTGCGACATGTATTCACACATAAAAGCATTTGAGGTGAAATTAGCGCTGCTTTTGGAACAAGTGAAAAAGCGCAACTTTGTCCATCTCCCTGCTACCCAAAAGCTGTCGACAGAGAACCCAGCGGTCCCGTTCCCAGCTGAAAAGTGCGTGGAAGCACTGGAAATGCTGAAGGCGGAGTTCGGTGTGCGATTTAGTGTACTACATGTTCATGCAAAAGAAATCCGTCTTTTTCAGAACCCCTTTGTTGCCGACATTGATGAAGCCCAGCCTTCATATCAGTTTGAGTTGGCTGAGTTACAGAACTGTGATGTTCTGAAAGACACATTCAAGCCCAACTGTCTCATTGACTTCTATGCCGCCCTCCCAAACGACACGTACCCTAACATCAAAAAACACGCAATGAAAATGTCCACAGTTTTTGGCAGCACGTATATCTGCGAGAAAACCTTTTCACGCATGAAACTGCTGAAAACTCCGATGAAATCAAGATTGACAGATGAAAATTTGCATCAGTGCTTGAGACTGGCTGTAACTAGGATGGAACCTGATATTCAACTTCTCACCAGCCAGATGCAGGCCCACAGTTCACACTGA